cggcagggttattgcagcctctggatatcccagagtggaagtgggaagacatcacaatggactttgtggtgggcttgctcaggacagttggtcagcatgattccatttgggtgatagtggatcgttataccaagtcagctcactttctaccagtgaggactacttatactgttgatcagtatgcagatctctatgtgagagagatcgtgcgtctcCATGGTGCTCCTAGGTCggtcgtgtcagatcgggaccctacattcacttctaagttctggaagagtttacagacagccatgggtacacgactgaagttcagtacagcttatcatcctcagacagatgggcaatctgagaggacgatccagatactggaagacatgctgcgagcatgtgtgctagactttggtggttcgtggagtaagtatcttcctttgatagagttctcctataataacagttaccagtctactattggtgttgcaccttatgagatgctgtatggtaggaagtgtagatctcccattcattgggatgagacaggtgaaaggagatacttaggtcctgaggcggttcagaggaccagtgaggctattgataagattagagctcggatgcttacttctcagagcagacaaaagagctatgcagatcccaaacgcaggaacgtggagtttcaggtaggagactatgtcttccttagagtctcgccatggaaaggggtgagaaggtttgggaagaaaggcaagctgagtcccaggtttgtaggtccatttgagatcctggagaggattggtcaagtggcctaCAGGCTAGCCTTGCCTCCGgtattgtcggccgtgcataatgtatttcatgtttctgctcttcggaggtatgtatctgatgagagacatgtcctgagttatgaggatctggagcttgagccagatctctcctttgaggagcagcctgttcagatacttgatcagaggataaggtcctcaggaataagacaatacctttggttaaggtattgtggaggaacagcagggtcgaggaggcgacctgggagctggagtctgatatgcggagtcagtttcccgagctgttcaggtaaatttcgaggacgaaatttctgtaaggaggggatagttgtaatgccccagatttcctattatggttaatggctgggttagtaggccgggagggccataactgtttaattatgccattagatGTGTTTACGCATGTTTAtgaaaattatattattatatgatgttaaatgcatgcttgtgagtccacatttgtttacatgggtattatggtaatttggcccgttgagggtataattgtatatttgtatgtgcgataatgatatattgtgagaccacattataatgtggattggtttgagtattccgacatgagacgatcgttaaacgtgattatcggtttggtcataacaggtttgagctcggggctcggggtgagtctcggggtgatattaaaggttatagcgttatcggggattttagggtaacgggttatgttAGGCTAATTTTAGCCTATCTTTTCAAGTGTCTTTATCAGTGTCTTTCTAATGGTTCTTGTGTTTTTGGAGCGGAATTATGCTTGTTTTTGCTTGATTTCAGGTTAAGCTtatgttttgggcatttggagtggattgtgtagaaatcaAGCATTTGGAATGGATATTGCTGAAAATtcaattagggccgcggcgcaggaattggcgccgcggcgctagtgcgTATTAGAGCCGCGGCGAGCCCCTTTCCAGAGACTCGAGATTTTGCCTTTGcctattagggccgcggcgcaggaattggcgccgcggcgctatcgGCCGTACACTTCAGAATTTttagggcaatttcgtcattatGGGGAGAATATAGAAGGAGGTCTTCATTCTGAAAAGGGGATCGCGATTTTGGACGGAAAAACACACAAAAAGGAGAGAAAAGACAAGAGAAGACGGACTTTGGAGCAAGCGTGGGCGATCTCCGACAACTCCCCATCTAGTTTCATcctctttttctttgattttcctatgctattgtttagtttgattatggatttgaattttaagatgatgaactaaactcttattagggatttgatggatattgactgaaATTATCCCATggttaatgctatttgattatttcTTCTCGCTTGTCTATGAAATTTGTTCATATTTATGCTTAATgtatgtttgagattgatcacctcgagcatgattcatgatcctaatgtgaaatctgaaaagtgaatattaggaatgctctaagtGAATGAACATAGGTTTTGATGCGAAACGAAAGTATTTGCATAGCTTATGTGACTTATAGATTATTACTTAAAGCTAATTGATTGTTGTGCTATCTCAGAAATGCAATAGTTGACAATGCAATTTAGAACCTAaatgatctgaaaagagtttaggtaATTTTATAATCTGTCATTTCAGTGAAAGAAGAAGAATAGTCAACTAGCgttaacaattgggtaatcgaagcaattgaaatcatatccctatcttcgcatccattgttaaacccttAATTTCTTAATTGTTGATTTTGCTTATTTTGTTTCTGCATTATTATTTAAACACCAAATTTTATTgtagccaaatagaaatatagaTCCAATTTTGTTAGTACTTAGCTacaattcccttgggttcgacctcacctgtgtgagtactacttgtatgatacgtgcacttgcgtgtattAAAAATAtaagcaacaagtttttggcgccgttgccgaggAATTGTTTAGTTAATATTACGTTAATTGGATTAAATTCTAATTTGGTTTTCTTTTCACTTTTTGCTAACTTGTTTGTGTCAAATTCTTCTTATCTCATCTCAGGTACCATTGGTTTATGCGACGTCAAGGACCAGCTGCAAGagtgcctgttgatcctgagaTAGAGAAGACTTGTCGGCAAAACAGAAAAAACAAAAGGTTGGAAAGAGTTGCACATAGGATTGAGCAAGAGGAAGTTATGGCCAACTACGGTAATAATGGGGGTGCCATAGAAGACCCAGCTAATGGTCAGAATCCACCCGACCGTAGCCTGAGGGATTATGTTTTGCCAACAATGACAGGGGTCCAGTCTTGTATAAGACCACCCACCGTAGATGCAAACAATTTTGAAATAAAGCCAGCCATACTTCAGATGGTTCAGTCCACAGTCCAGTTTGGGGGACTACCCACTGAAGACCCAAACATGCATCTCTCTAACTTCATGGAGCTCTGTCAGACATTTAAGATGAACGGAGTTAGTGATGATGCTATCAGACTGAGATTgttcccattttctctgagggagcgagctaagagttggttggtaTCTTTGCCACCTAACTCAATCAATACCTGGAATGATCTAGCACTGAAGTTCCTCTCCAAGTTTTTCCCTCCAGCGAAAGCAGCTAAGTTGAGAGGAGAGATCAATAATTTTTCTCAGTTGGATAATGAGTCTCTCTatgaagcttgggagagattcaaagAATTGATAAGAAAGTGCCCGCATCACGGAATAGAGAAatggatgctagtccataatttttataatgggttgtgtGGTACTACTCGCACACTCATTGATGCAGCAGCTGGTGGtgcgtttatgagaaaaagcgccaatgaggcatatgacttgttggaagaaatggccatgaataatCAGCAGTGGCCAAGTGAAAGAAGTTCTTCAAGGAAAGTGGCCGGTATGTATGAAGTGGATGCAATTTCAAAATTGACCGCTCAAGTTGAGGCCTTGACTAAGCAATTGCAAGGCAATGTGATAACAGCTCCAGTGCAACAGGCCCAGACTTTGTGTGAAATATGTGGGGGTCCTCATGCCTATGAACAGTGTCAGTATGCTGATGTAAACAACATGCCAATGGAGCAGGCTCAGGCTATTGGGAATTGTCCTCGACAGAACAATAACAACCCTTACTCCACCTCCTTTAATCAAGGGTGGAGGAATCATCCCAATTTCTCTTGGAAGAATGATCAGCAAGGCCAATCTTCCAGCCAATAGCAGTCATTCCAACAACAGCCACAGGGGTTCTTTCAGCCAAGATTTAGACAGCAGCAACAACCTCAACCGCCCACTCATCATCAGCAGCAACAAAATTCTGGTGGAAATTCTAATTCTCAGTCAGATGTGTTAAACCAATTCATGGCTGAAACTCGGTCTTCTATTAGAAATTTGGAGACCCAAATGGGACAATTGGCTACTCTCATGGCTAATCGTGCCCAAGGTAACTTGCCTAGCACCACTGAAGTCAATCCGAAAGAGAATTGCAAGGCAATCACGTTGAGAAGTGGGAAGAATTATGAGGGACCAAGTGAGAAGCAGCCAGTTGAAGAAGTGGGTCAGGATCAACAGGCACAGGCACCGACACAAGAGGAAAAGAAGCACAGTGAGAAAAAGGCTACTGAGGGCATACCAGTAAAAGAGGCTACCCCACCAATCAGTATTGAGCATCACATAAAGATCCCCTACCCCCAAAGGCTCCGTAAGAACAACATGGACAAGCAGTTTACTAAATTCCTGGAAGTTTTCAAGAAACTGCACATCAACATTCCATTTGCGGAGGCCTTAGAGCAAATGCCGAGTTATGTCAAGTTCATGAAGGACATCttgtccaagaagaggaagatggagGATTTTGAAACTGTGGCATTGACAGAAGAGTGTAGTGCTATACTGCAAAAGAAGCTCCCTCCTAAACtgagagatcctgggagtttcacaATACCGTGCACTATTGGGAGAATTGAGGGAATAAATTCTCTTTGTGATTTGGGGGCCAGTATCAACCTGATGCCATTGTCAGTTTTCAAGAGATTGCAACTTGGTGAAGCAAAGCCCACAACTGTAACTTTGCAACTAGCTGATCGTTCGTTGGCACATCCAAGAGGGGTAATTGAAGATGTCCTGGTCAAAGTGGACAAGTTTATTTTTCCTGCCGATTTCATAGTTCTTGACATGGAAGAGGATAGCAATGTCCCCATTATCCTTGGGAGACCCTTCTTGGCAACAGGCCAAGCACTTATAGATGTTCAGAAGGGTGAGTTGAAGTTGAGAGTGCAAGGGGAAGAAGTTGTGTTCAATGTGCTCAAGGCCATGACCTATCCAGAAGCTAGTGACAATTGCTTTTCAGTGGATGTAATGGGTAATTTAGTGGAAGAGAGAAAACTGACAAATGATCCTCTTGAGTTGAGTTTGGTTGAAGATGAAGTTAGTGATCAAGATGGAAAGGAAGCTATGGAGTACGCAAAATGGCTTAATTCTTATGGGCCATTGAAAAGGAAATACTTTGAAGAGCTTGGGGCAGTACCAAAAAGATCATTGCCCTCAATTGAGAATCCTCCAGAGTTAGAACTGAAAGTACTTCCTGACCACCTGAGGTATGAGTTTTTGGGTGAAAATAAGACACTCCCAGTTATAGTTTCAGCTTCACTATCTGATGTGGAGACTGAAAAATTGTTGAGAATTCTGAGAGAGCACATgaaggccattgggtggacttTGGCAGACATCAAGGGGATCAGCCCCTCTACTGATGCACCGAATTTTAATGGAGGATGGAGTCAAACCAACCATAGACGCCCAAAGAAGACTTAATCCACCAATGAAAGAAATTGTGAGAAAAGAAGTGTTGAAGTGGTTAGATGCAGGGGTAGCTTACCCAATTTCTGACAGTGAGTGGGTGAGTCCGGTTCAGGTGGTACCTAAAAAGGGGGGAATGACGGTAGTGAAGAATGAGAAGAACGAGTTAATTCCAACAAGAACTGTTACGGGTTGGAGAATATGCATTgactaccgcaagctcaacaTGGCAACAAGGAAAGACCATTTTCCCCTTCCCTTTATTGATTAGATGTTAGACAGACTGGCAGGAAAGGAGTATTATTGCTTTTTGGATGGTTACTCTGGGTATCACCAAATAGTCATTGCACCAGAGGACCAAGAAAAAACGAcatttacatgtccttatggcacattcgCTTTCCGACGCATGCCATTTGGGCTATGTAACGCACCAGCAACTTTCCAACGGTGTATGATGGCCATTTTTTCTGACTTGGTTGAGAACTGTATAGAAATTTTCATGGACGATTTCTCAGTGTTTGGCTCATCGTTTGATCATTGTTTGAGGAACTTGGAGATGGTATTGATTCGATGTGAAGAATCCAatttggtgcttaattgggagaaatgccacttcatggttAGAGAGGGGATTGTTTTGGGTCACAAGATCTCACAGGAATGCATTGAGGTAGACAGAGCCAAGGTGTCTACTATTGAGAATTTGCCCCCTCCAGTTTCGATAAAAGGGGTTCGTAGTTTTTTGGGTCATGCCGGTTTTTACAGACGGTTCATAAAGGATTTCTCGAAGATATCCAAGCCATTGTCTAATCTGCTTGTTAATGGAGTGCCCTTTGAGTTTGGAAAGGAGTGTATGGAGGCTTTTCAAACTCTTAAAGAAAAATTGATTTCAGCACCTATAGTCATTGCACCGAATTGGGAGCTACcgtttgagttgatgtgtgatgcaagtgactatGCTGTCGGGGCTGTGTTGGGTCAACGAGTTGACAAGGTTTTTCGCACCATCTACTATGCTAGTagaaccttgaatgatgctcaattgaATTATGCTACTACTGAAAAGGAGATGTTGGCCATAGTCTTCGCTTGTGATAAGTTTAGGCCATACTTAATCAGGAATAAGGTTATTGTGTACACAGACCATTCGGCAATCAaataccttatgaccaagaaggatgccaagccaAGACTAAtccgatgggtctttctcctccagGAGTTTGAATTAGAAATCAGAGACAAAAAGGGTACCGAGAACCTAGTAGCAGATCATTTGTCAAGATTGGAGTCAGAAGAGGGTCAGAATATGAAAGAAGTCCAGATAAATGATGAGTTCCCTGATGAGCAGTTATTTGCTTTAAAAGAAAGTTTGTTGGTTCCATGGTTTGCTGATTATGTCAACTTCCTAGCTGCAAACATCACACCTCCTGACATGACAAGAcaacaattgaagaaattcttttcGGAGGTAAAGCACTATTATTGGGAGGAGCCAATCCTTTATAAGCACTGTGCCGATCAGATAATTAGAAGATGTGTGCCTGAAGAGGAGATGTACTCTGTCCTGAATCATTGTCATGGTCTGCAGTGTGGAGGTCACTTTGGTGGGACAAGGACCGCTGCAAAGGTTCTATAAAGTGGGTTTTTCTGGCCAACTCTCTTTAAGGATGCTCATGAGTTCGTCAAGGCATGTGATCGTTGTCAGAGGACTGGTAATATTTCAAGAAGGAATGAGATGCCTTTGACTGGTATTTTAGaagtggaactgtttgatgtgtggggtatAGACTTCATGGGCCCTTTTCCGTCATCATACAACAATCTGTTTATTTTGCTAGCTGTGGACTATGtttctaagtgggtggaagcggctGCAACTCATGCTAATGACGGTAAAACAGTTCTTACTTttctccaaaagtacattttcaCCCGGTTTGGTACTCCTAGAGCTATTATTAGTGATGAGGGGAGTCATTTCTGTAACAAGCAATTTGAGGCATTACTTGCGAAATATGGAGTTAGACATAGAAAAGCATTACCCTATCACCCGCAGAGTAATGGACAAGCTGAGATTTCCAATCGGGAAATTAAGTTAATATTGGAGAAGATGGTACAGAGCTCAAGGAAAGACTGGTCAAAGAAGCTCGATGATGCTTTGTGGGCATACAGAACGGCTTTCAAAACACctattggtatgtcaccatataggCTGGTCTTTGGGAAAGCGTGTCATCTTCCAGTGGAACTTGAGCATAGAGCATTTTGGGCCATGAAGACCTTGAACATGGACTTGGTAACAGCTGGTGAAAAGAGGCTTTTGCAATTGAACGAGCTAGAAGAGTTTAGAAACGAAGCCTATGAGAACGCCAAGATTTACAAGGAGAGGACTAAGAAGTGGCATGACCAGAACCTTGTCAGGAAAGAATTCCAACCGGGTCAACAGGTATTACTCTTTAATTCAAGATTGAAACTTTTTCCGGGCAAGTTGAAATCGAGATGGTCTGGTCCTTTCACGATATTACAAGTGTTTCCTTATGGTTCCGTTGAAGTAACAAGTGAAAAGACTGGCAAGTTTAAAGTAAATGGCCAGCGATTAAAGCTCTACTTGGGTGGTCAGTTTGATCAAGCCAAGTCCGCCATTCTCTTGGCGCCTCAGTAAGGAGGAAACCAGCGTCCGGCtatatgacgttaacgacagcgccattgggaggcatcccaatttgtatttttattttgcaTTTTAATCTTTGGTTTGGAACAATTAGTATTTTTAAGTGTTTTTATTTCGTAGTTTTATTGTATTCTGTGTAAAAAGAAAACCGTGAAAAGcgtgaaaaattaaaaaaaaaatttgctgtATTTTAATTAGGGTCGCGGCGCATGTTGtagagccgcggcgcccaagggtATTAGCGCCGTGGCGAGGCGCTAGACAGAGAGCATGAAAAATCTGGAGTCGAGCTAGCGCCGCGGCCCCACAttcttgcgccgcggcgcctgggaaATTAAATTGcattgcgccgcggcgctagtgggTTGCGCCGCGGCGCAAACACGGGCCACCTTTTAAAAACGGGATTTTTCCCCAATTTTTTTTAGACCCAACAAAATTTCCCCATCCGACTCTCTTCATCCTCTCCGCCTCTCCTCCGCCCAAATCACCATAAAACCTCCATAACCACCAATAATTCACTCATCTCTCATAATTTCTTCATCCCTTCCCATAAAAATCACTTCCTCCATCCTTTTCTTTGTCCCTTTTGacctattttcttcaaaaatccccTTTTACTCAATCATTTCAACCCTAATCCGAAAATCCCATTCTCTTCCTCAATatttctcatttcttcaagattTGGATAACAATGGAGGATTATCCATGGGTTTCTCAATAATGTAAGTGATCTTGCTTCTCATCTTTTCAATTTATTGAGAATCCTTTGGCTATTGGGAAATCTAGTGTTTATTGGGTTTATTATGGATTAAGTGGTGCATTTTGGTTATGTTTGGTATTCTGAAAAATTGGAATGGAGAAGTGTGATTTGTAaagaattttatgattttttgggAAGTGACAAAAACAAGGGGAGGTGCTGCCAAAATTTCTAGTGATTTACAAATTGGTATTTTGTGAGTTGTTTCACTCAATGGGGCCAAAGAAGAGTACTGTGAATGCTTCAGGTGCATCATCGTCCCGCCCTCCTCGTGCCTCAACAAGGGCGGATTATGACACCTCAAGATTTGTGAGCAAAGAGGCTCAAGAGCGTTTTGTGGTGTTGTCAGGGAAACCTATTCTTGAAGAAAGAGGCATGGAATTTAGTCCAGAGCCCCTAGAAAACCAGCCATTGTATGAGCCTATTCGAGCTGAGATTGCTCGGCGGCAGTGGGACCAATTTGTTGACTGCAATGGCAAGGCAAACAACACGATGACATACGAGTTCCTTGCTAATTGGccagaaaaagaaaataatgcTGTCATGGTGCGGGGCAAGAAGATACCAGTCACTCTTGCAGCTTTTAATCAATTGTATGATGTACCTGACTTTCCCTTAGAAGAAGAGGAGCTGCGGGTACTGGGGGCCGATAATATAGACTATGTtgaccttgctgaaacattgggTTTTCCTGGCGCAAGAATTCATTTGAAGGATGGTGAGCCAAACTGTATGTATCGCTGTGAACTTAACCAAGTGGCTCGTGCTTGGTGCTATTTTGTGAGTGCCCGTCTGATTCCCAACAATCATTTGTCTGACATCCCTGTTGACCGGCTCAAGGTGACATATGTTATTTTAAAGGGATACAACATAAACATTGGGAGGTATGTTCGGGAAAGTATAAATCATATAATTCAGGGCACCACTACTGGAGGGTTAGGACATGGCACTTTCATTACTGAACTTTGCGTGGCATATGGCGCACCTCAATACTTGACTGACATGAAGGTGCCTCCGCAAAAGCCAGTCGGTCTGGTCAGGTGAAT
The genomic region above belongs to Humulus lupulus chromosome 1, drHumLupu1.1, whole genome shotgun sequence and contains:
- the LOC133780684 gene encoding uncharacterized protein LOC133780684; its protein translation is MAETRSSIRNLETQMGQLATLMANRAQGNLPSTTEVNPKENCKAITLRSGKNYEGPSEKQPVEEVGQDQQAQAPTQEEKKHSEKKATEGIPVKEATPPISIEHHIKIPYPQRLRKNNMDKQFTKFLEVFKKLHINIPFAEALEQMPSYVKFMKDILSKKRKMEDFETVALTEECSAILQKKLPPKLRDPGSFTIPCTIGRIEGINSLCDLGASINLMPLSVFKRLQLGEAKPTTVTLQLADRSLAHPRGVIEDVLVKVDKFIFPADFIVLDMEEDSNVPIILGRPFLATGQALIDVQKGELKLRVQGEEVVFNVLKAMTYPEASDNCFSVDVMGNLVEERKLTNDPLELSLVEDEVSDQDGKEAMEYAKWLNSYGPLKRKYFEELGAVPKRSLPSIENPPELELKVLPDHLRYEFLGENKTLPVIVSASLSDVETEKLLRILREHMKAIGWTLADIKGISPSTDAPNFNGGWSQTNHRRPKKT